The following are encoded in a window of Telmatobacter sp. DSM 110680 genomic DNA:
- a CDS encoding flagellar basal body P-ring protein FlgI has protein sequence MNDAMNPAGKMEITEPTLHHLHLLSRIRYRPQESVQWAMFVAWTLLAAAIAISAGLARSETPGQLARVKDVATIEGIRDNQLVGYGLVVGLRGTGDSSQTVFPAQTLISALERMGVTVPQTGSNSASNMQVKNMAAVFVVATLPPFSRPGYRVDITASSAGDARSLEGGILLMTPLYGPDGQIYAQAQGALVLGGYMSTAAGNTRQLNHPTTARIPGGALVERPVPFELKQMQTVSVILNDADFHTAERMALALNHSLGSIRAHAVDSRRVELTPQPNEDIPALLDKVEAVEIEVFPRARVVVNERTGTVVIGGTVRLQPVSILHGGLSVNVIAQAEISQPGPLSGGITQVVQQTSIQAMDKPVNRIDLKEGATVENLVQELQRIGAGARDVISILQAMKEAGALEADLEVL, from the coding sequence ATGAACGACGCCATGAATCCGGCTGGAAAAATGGAGATCACCGAGCCAACACTTCACCATCTCCACCTATTATCGAGAATCCGCTACAGACCGCAGGAGAGTGTGCAGTGGGCAATGTTTGTTGCATGGACTCTTCTCGCAGCTGCGATTGCCATTTCTGCTGGGCTAGCTCGCAGCGAGACGCCGGGCCAGCTTGCGCGCGTAAAGGATGTTGCCACCATCGAAGGAATTCGCGATAACCAGCTGGTGGGCTACGGCCTGGTCGTTGGACTGCGCGGAACGGGCGACAGTTCGCAGACCGTTTTTCCTGCGCAAACCTTGATTTCCGCTCTCGAGCGTATGGGTGTTACGGTACCGCAGACTGGTTCCAACAGTGCCAGCAATATGCAGGTCAAGAACATGGCGGCGGTCTTTGTGGTCGCGACCCTGCCACCCTTCAGCCGTCCCGGTTATCGTGTCGACATTACCGCATCTTCTGCGGGTGATGCACGATCGCTCGAAGGTGGAATTCTACTGATGACACCTCTATACGGGCCCGACGGCCAGATCTACGCGCAGGCCCAGGGAGCGCTGGTTCTCGGTGGATATATGAGTACCGCGGCCGGGAATACGCGGCAGCTCAATCATCCAACGACCGCCAGAATTCCGGGTGGCGCTCTGGTGGAGCGGCCCGTTCCATTCGAACTCAAGCAGATGCAGACTGTCAGCGTGATTCTCAATGATGCAGATTTTCATACCGCTGAGCGCATGGCGCTGGCTCTCAATCATTCTCTCGGATCTATCCGTGCCCACGCGGTTGACAGCAGACGCGTCGAATTGACTCCCCAGCCAAACGAAGATATCCCTGCGCTGCTGGATAAGGTTGAAGCCGTTGAGATCGAAGTTTTTCCGCGCGCCCGTGTTGTGGTGAATGAGCGCACCGGAACTGTAGTTATCGGTGGCACGGTCCGCCTCCAGCCGGTTTCCATCCTGCATGGAGGTCTTTCGGTAAACGTGATCGCGCAGGCCGAGATCTCGCAGCCGGGGCCGCTATCGGGCGGAATTACTCAAGTCGTGCAGCAGACATCGATCCAGGCCATGGACAAGCCCGTGAACCGCATCGATCTCAAAGAGGGTGCAACCGTCGAGAATCTGGTTCAGGAACTGCAACGCATCGGAGCTGGTGCCCGCGATGTTATTTCGATCCTGCAGGCCATGAAAGAGGCTGGCGCCCTTGAGGCCGATCTGGAGGTGCTATAG
- a CDS encoding flagellar basal body L-ring protein FlgH, which translates to MMRLPVIISLLIVAAFASVPVHATKKQKASEPTKTPPEVALHSYIDRVRAQHAAQTSTEGSIWSPDGRLVRLGTDAKAARIHDVVSIVVIESLAASTDGQVKNVRASNASSSVTSLFGALKASNSLQNLVGQNSSSGLTAQGQSTTNSSLATTFGGEVVDVLPNGMLVVQATRQLTFSQQTQLIKLRGLVRPEDVSAQNQVLSTSMTDLELEVTGKGIVSDSTYRQNPLVRWLEKLLVF; encoded by the coding sequence ATGATGCGCCTACCTGTCATCATCAGTCTGTTAATTGTCGCGGCATTCGCATCTGTCCCAGTCCATGCCACAAAAAAGCAAAAGGCGTCGGAGCCGACCAAGACGCCGCCCGAAGTTGCACTGCACTCCTATATCGACCGCGTCCGCGCGCAGCATGCGGCACAGACCAGCACGGAAGGATCCATATGGAGTCCCGATGGCCGCTTGGTGCGTCTCGGTACCGATGCGAAAGCCGCGCGCATCCACGACGTTGTTTCTATTGTCGTGATTGAGAGTCTTGCAGCCTCTACCGACGGCCAGGTGAAGAATGTGCGCGCTTCTAATGCCAGTTCCAGCGTTACTTCGCTCTTTGGCGCGCTCAAAGCCTCGAACAGCCTGCAGAATCTCGTGGGGCAAAACTCCTCATCCGGCCTGACCGCGCAAGGCCAGAGCACGACCAATTCCAGCCTTGCGACAACGTTCGGCGGCGAGGTGGTGGATGTGCTGCCCAACGGCATGCTGGTAGTGCAGGCCACGCGCCAACTGACGTTCTCGCAGCAGACACAACTCATCAAATTGCGAGGTCTGGTGCGTCCGGAAGATGTGAGCGCACAGAACCAGGTTCTCTCCACTTCCATGACTGACCTCGAACTTGAAGTGACGGGAAAGGGAATCGTGAGTGACTCTACCTACCGCCAGAATCCGCTGGTGCGCTGGCTGGAGAAATTGCTGGTGTTCTAG
- the flgG gene encoding flagellar basal-body rod protein FlgG, translating to MIRALYTAASGMTAQQMNLDTIANNLANSSTTGFRQLRLQFQDMIYQNLITPGAAQSQSTVSAGLQIGLGTKSAATEVIMTQGALNQTSNPLDVAIEGPGFFQVQRPDGTIAYTRAGQFHLNNQGTIVTTDGDPVLPNVTIPSNATAVTITQYGMVNATLSGQQNPSQLGQLQLATFPNPGGLESLGSNLMQATLSSGDPVLGNPGGAEGLGTLQQGYLENSNVDVVTEFVQMVLAQRAYESNSKVIKAADDMYSQINNMTR from the coding sequence ATGATTCGAGCACTGTACACCGCAGCCAGCGGCATGACCGCTCAGCAGATGAATTTGGACACTATCGCCAACAATCTGGCGAACTCCTCGACGACTGGCTTTCGTCAGTTGCGGCTTCAGTTTCAAGACATGATTTATCAAAACCTGATCACTCCCGGCGCAGCTCAGAGCCAGTCAACCGTCTCGGCGGGGCTACAGATTGGGCTCGGCACTAAATCTGCGGCTACTGAAGTGATCATGACGCAGGGAGCGTTGAATCAGACCTCGAATCCACTTGACGTCGCCATTGAGGGTCCCGGCTTTTTTCAGGTGCAACGTCCCGATGGCACCATCGCCTACACGCGCGCCGGTCAGTTTCACCTCAACAATCAGGGAACGATTGTCACCACCGACGGCGATCCGGTGTTGCCGAACGTCACCATTCCATCCAATGCAACCGCCGTGACGATCACGCAGTACGGCATGGTCAATGCCACGCTTTCCGGGCAGCAGAATCCTTCCCAACTCGGTCAACTTCAGCTAGCGACATTTCCGAACCCCGGTGGACTTGAAAGTCTTGGCTCGAATCTCATGCAGGCCACATTGAGTTCCGGCGATCCGGTACTCGGTAATCCTGGCGGAGCCGAAGGCCTTGGCACTTTGCAGCAGGGGTACCTCGAAAACTCGAACGTGGATGTGGTCACTGAATTTGTCCAGATGGTGCTGGCCCAGCGCGCCTACGAATCGAATTCCAAGGTCATTAAGGCGGCGGATGATATGTATTCGCAAATCAATAACATGACCCGCTAG
- a CDS encoding flagellar hook basal-body protein — translation MDSGYYAAMTGLMARTQALDTAAANLANAQTPGYRAEREYFRSTLLGPDGEESQLGQAVNRYGLLGGDRLSMAQGPMQQTGNPLDLAIQGNGFFAVQTANDIRYTRDGSFHRSQSGVVVTAANEPVLSSTGKAISIPPGEVAIGSGGVISVSGGAVATVGVFCFRDGVQLKPEGANLYAAADGITPTQSGDAVIQQGALEGANQDVVQGALDLIMMQRQAEMMQKALTIFHTEFNKTATEDLPRV, via the coding sequence ATGGACAGTGGCTATTACGCTGCGATGACTGGCCTGATGGCTCGCACCCAGGCGTTGGATACGGCAGCAGCCAACCTTGCCAATGCGCAGACGCCGGGATATCGCGCTGAGCGGGAGTATTTTCGTTCGACTCTGCTGGGACCCGATGGCGAAGAATCGCAACTTGGACAGGCCGTCAATCGCTATGGTTTGCTCGGCGGAGATCGGTTGAGTATGGCGCAGGGTCCGATGCAGCAGACGGGCAACCCGCTCGATCTGGCTATTCAGGGCAATGGATTTTTCGCAGTGCAAACGGCGAACGACATCCGCTACACGCGCGACGGAAGCTTTCATCGCTCGCAAAGCGGTGTCGTTGTAACCGCCGCCAATGAGCCGGTACTTTCATCAACGGGCAAGGCGATTTCGATTCCTCCGGGGGAGGTGGCCATCGGATCCGGCGGAGTGATCTCAGTCAGCGGCGGCGCGGTTGCCACGGTTGGTGTGTTTTGTTTCAGGGACGGTGTGCAGCTCAAGCCGGAGGGCGCAAATCTCTACGCCGCAGCAGACGGCATCACGCCAACTCAATCAGGGGATGCGGTCATTCAGCAGGGAGCGCTCGAAGGAGCAAACCAGGATGTTGTGCAGGGAGCTCTTGATCTTATCATGATGCAGCGTCAGGCCGAGATGATGCAGAAAGCGCTCACCATCTTCCATACCGAATTCAACAAGACCGCTACCGAGGATCTGCCCAGAGTGTAG
- a CDS encoding chemotaxis protein CheX, protein MMLNGVRRSVHGYRSIQASGGGEKNMTLKDSMHLVADPENMHHSVREVFETMLGVQCRLEEGVKSIPGVKDAVSVTAVVGFGGILSGACVIRCDALAACTIAARMAGMEFETVDDIVKDAIGEICNMLAGTWKSKVPDLAANCGLSVPAVITGSDYNLHVQSPEFRICQSYAFDDTSFEMIIVCDALQ, encoded by the coding sequence ATGATGCTGAATGGCGTCAGAAGATCTGTACATGGCTATCGCAGCATTCAGGCCTCAGGTGGCGGGGAGAAGAACATGACGTTGAAGGATTCGATGCACCTGGTTGCGGACCCGGAGAATATGCACCACAGCGTCCGCGAGGTATTCGAGACGATGCTGGGCGTGCAATGCCGTCTGGAGGAGGGTGTCAAATCCATCCCGGGCGTCAAGGATGCAGTGTCGGTGACGGCAGTTGTAGGGTTCGGCGGAATACTGAGCGGCGCCTGCGTCATTCGCTGTGATGCTCTGGCGGCCTGCACCATTGCGGCTCGCATGGCCGGCATGGAATTCGAAACTGTTGACGACATCGTGAAAGACGCAATCGGAGAAATCTGCAACATGCTGGCGGGAACATGGAAGAGCAAAGTTCCCGACCTCGCCGCCAACTGCGGGCTTTCAGTGCCAGCGGTAATCACAGGAAGCGACTACAACTTGCACGTGCAGTCTCCCGAGTTCAGAATCTGCCAGAGCTATGCGTTCGACGATACGTCGTTCGAGATGATTATTGTTTGCGACGCATTGCAATAG
- a CDS encoding response regulator: protein MSEVRALIVDDSSVMRKIIERSLRQAGLESLIVFEAASGLEGLEVLRSKKVDLILSDINMPSMDGLEFVRQLHSQQLAPGVPVVMITTESSEEHVKQAIQAGARGYIRKPFTADQVKQRVLSLLSPA from the coding sequence ATGAGCGAAGTCCGAGCCTTGATCGTTGACGATTCTTCGGTAATGCGCAAGATCATTGAGAGATCTTTGCGGCAGGCGGGCCTGGAGTCTCTCATAGTCTTTGAGGCTGCCTCAGGATTAGAAGGACTCGAAGTTCTCAGATCGAAAAAGGTCGACCTTATCCTTTCCGACATCAACATGCCATCGATGGATGGGTTGGAATTTGTTCGCCAACTCCACTCCCAGCAGCTTGCTCCGGGAGTTCCGGTGGTAATGATAACGACCGAATCCAGTGAAGAACACGTCAAACAAGCCATTCAGGCCGGCGCCAGAGGGTATATTCGCAAGCCCTTCACTGCCGATCAGGTGAAACAACGCGTGCTGTCGCTGCTTTCGCCAGCATGA
- a CDS encoding FliM/FliN family flagellar motor switch protein translates to MKTYMDCWISAATTLFSQALAGEPHLAECELPPAVVPGQALVAEISGDVTGNFTVMLDREIVKSPLLGEGADQTGAWVEFLREIAESAAGDFLSTSGKSCRIEAIHPADPLDVCTRGFRLVSPGGSWMIWVLDALQYRNARDEKQFPAPRLHPSPAEDAGDLQPEASSGVELLLDVELEAALRFGCRELPLGEILELGPGDVVELDRHVTDPVDLIVGDKIVARGEVVLVNGNFGLRVTEVATPQKRLESIRCLF, encoded by the coding sequence ATGAAGACCTACATGGATTGCTGGATATCGGCCGCGACCACCCTCTTTTCGCAGGCCCTGGCGGGCGAGCCCCACTTGGCCGAGTGTGAATTGCCTCCGGCCGTCGTTCCGGGGCAGGCTCTGGTTGCAGAAATCTCCGGCGATGTCACTGGAAATTTCACAGTCATGCTTGATCGCGAGATCGTCAAGTCCCCGCTTCTCGGAGAAGGCGCGGATCAGACAGGTGCCTGGGTCGAGTTTTTGCGTGAGATTGCGGAGTCCGCGGCGGGCGACTTCCTCTCAACCTCGGGTAAATCCTGCCGAATTGAAGCGATTCATCCTGCTGACCCTTTGGACGTATGTACACGAGGCTTCCGGTTGGTTTCGCCGGGCGGCTCATGGATGATCTGGGTTCTCGATGCATTGCAATACCGGAATGCACGCGATGAAAAACAATTCCCGGCACCACGATTGCATCCATCGCCTGCTGAGGATGCGGGGGACCTGCAGCCAGAAGCGAGTTCGGGCGTTGAGTTGCTCCTCGATGTTGAGCTTGAGGCAGCCCTGCGATTTGGCTGCCGCGAATTGCCCCTGGGAGAGATTCTGGAACTCGGCCCCGGCGATGTGGTGGAACTGGATCGCCATGTGACTGATCCGGTCGACCTGATTGTGGGCGACAAGATTGTTGCGCGCGGCGAAGTCGTTCTTGTAAACGGGAATTTCGGATTGCGTGTCACCGAAGTTGCAACACCGCAGAAACGGCTGGAGAGCATACGATGTCTCTTCTGA
- a CDS encoding FliM/FliN family flagellar motor switch protein: MEKMLKQDEIDALFQAARTTTPAAVEDLDRSTSVVPYNFNRAGQISNEQLRAISMLNDLFARNLTHNLAAWLRCKFQVNLVSAEQIPFNEFLMRIPEISYVSSVRLEPLGALSVLQLDLALAPPIIDLLLGGEGREGPLRELTDIEEAILGSVVEIICRELTAAWQSVGLSFNFERRQMQTQVARIMSVTEKTLCLSFEVRMPQGSGLLNLAFPAVVANTILRRLTSDWGRHRRHAPETRASLETAARKISFGGCLQLPPVRLPACEIQNLSPGSVLRLNLSAAVPAEWRVGGQYLAPAEPVRHGAHRAARIQAPQEEPRT; the protein is encoded by the coding sequence ATGGAGAAGATGCTCAAGCAAGACGAGATCGACGCTCTGTTTCAAGCTGCCCGGACCACCACGCCGGCCGCGGTCGAGGATTTGGATAGATCCACCAGCGTGGTTCCTTACAACTTCAACCGTGCGGGCCAGATTTCCAATGAGCAACTCCGCGCCATCAGTATGCTGAATGATTTGTTTGCGCGTAACCTCACCCACAATCTTGCGGCTTGGTTGCGGTGCAAGTTTCAGGTCAACCTGGTTTCGGCCGAGCAGATTCCGTTCAATGAATTCCTAATGCGCATCCCCGAGATCAGTTATGTCTCTTCGGTTCGCCTTGAACCACTTGGCGCCTTGTCGGTTCTGCAACTCGACCTTGCGCTCGCGCCGCCCATCATCGATCTCCTGCTGGGAGGAGAGGGACGGGAGGGGCCACTTCGCGAACTCACGGATATCGAAGAGGCCATTCTGGGCAGCGTGGTTGAGATCATTTGTCGCGAATTGACAGCGGCCTGGCAGTCCGTTGGTCTCAGCTTCAATTTTGAACGTCGACAGATGCAGACGCAGGTTGCGCGCATCATGTCCGTCACCGAGAAGACGCTTTGCCTGAGTTTCGAAGTGCGCATGCCGCAGGGTTCCGGGCTGCTCAATCTTGCTTTTCCGGCTGTGGTAGCCAATACAATCCTTCGCCGCCTGACCTCGGACTGGGGGCGACATCGCCGCCACGCACCGGAAACGCGAGCCAGCCTGGAGACGGCGGCCCGGAAGATTAGTTTTGGCGGATGTCTGCAACTGCCTCCGGTCCGTCTGCCCGCGTGCGAAATTCAAAACCTTTCGCCCGGAAGCGTGTTGCGGCTGAATCTTTCGGCCGCAGTACCGGCTGAATGGAGGGTGGGCGGACAGTATCTTGCTCCAGCAGAACCCGTCCGGCATGGAGCGCACCGGGCCGCGCGAATACAAGCGCCTCAGGAAGAGCCGCGCACATGA
- a CDS encoding FliA/WhiG family RNA polymerase sigma factor, protein MGIDTVAIPETRRRAASQGGYPPAIPAESLNGEQERLLLEHLPIVRYLARRIHERLPQHVDIEDLVSAGVVGLMDAFAKFDPQKKVQFRSYAQFRIRGAILDSLRSLDWSPRELRRKGREAEEAIRALTGRLGRSPGEAEIAAEMKVSLEEYQSLLGDLKGLEIGTLHVERNEDSGEEELAYVPGRPEEDPLFCCLRGELQDKLREAIERLPERERLVMTLYYFEELTMREIGLALGVVESRVSQIHASAVVHLRVAMQDLAGRGRIGRVTRRSATI, encoded by the coding sequence ATGGGCATTGATACCGTAGCAATTCCGGAAACACGGCGGAGAGCGGCCTCTCAGGGAGGCTATCCGCCGGCGATTCCGGCCGAGTCGTTGAATGGCGAGCAGGAGCGATTATTGCTTGAGCATCTGCCCATCGTTCGATATCTGGCCCGTCGCATTCATGAGCGACTGCCGCAGCACGTGGATATTGAAGACCTCGTATCGGCGGGAGTGGTAGGCCTCATGGACGCCTTCGCGAAGTTCGATCCACAGAAAAAAGTGCAGTTCCGCAGCTATGCACAGTTCCGTATCCGGGGCGCGATTCTAGACAGTCTGCGAAGTCTGGACTGGAGCCCGCGCGAGCTGCGCCGCAAGGGCAGGGAGGCTGAAGAAGCAATTCGAGCGCTGACGGGTCGTTTGGGTCGATCTCCCGGCGAAGCTGAGATCGCCGCTGAAATGAAAGTAAGCCTTGAGGAATATCAGTCGCTGCTGGGGGACCTCAAGGGGCTCGAAATCGGCACCCTGCACGTGGAGCGCAATGAGGACTCGGGCGAAGAAGAACTAGCCTATGTTCCGGGACGTCCGGAAGAAGACCCTCTGTTCTGCTGCTTGCGAGGCGAACTCCAAGACAAGCTTCGGGAAGCGATTGAGCGACTTCCTGAACGCGAGCGGCTGGTAATGACGCTCTACTACTTCGAGGAATTGACAATGCGCGAGATTGGTCTGGCGCTTGGGGTGGTGGAATCCCGCGTATCGCAGATTCACGCTTCGGCGGTAGTGCACTTGCGGGTGGCGATGCAGGATCTTGCGGGTCGGGGGCGTATCGGACGAGTTACGCGTCGAAGCGCAACAATCTGA
- a CDS encoding flagellar biosynthesis protein FlhA produces the protein MSTAILNPAPLAPAGILHRLRDYVLPIGAISVIFVMLIPLPAMALDLLLTLSMAASIIVFLSSIQIRRAVELSVFPTLLLLLTLFRLALNIASSRRILLHGSEGTGAARKVIEAFGQFVVGGNYIVGFVLFLALVAIQFLVVSHGAVRTAEVTARFTLDALPGKQMAIDADMNAGLIDEAEARRRRQSIAREAEFYGAMDGAARFNQRDSMATILITAINIIAGLLIGTLQQGVELGEAARTYTVLTVGDGLVTLVPSLLVSVAGGITLTRANSAGMLGTEIRQQLFARPATLYIASAVCAAMCLIPGLPGFTFLLVAAVLFLLGRRIAASPEPALISEISSNEKKKQDQAPSADLAGLLRLEELSLEIGFQLIPLVDEKQGGMLLNRVRALRRHLSAEMGFLVPPVHISDNLRLRPREYLVSLRGIEIARWQLEGTQMLAVSGDPQRRPLPGKETREPAFGVPAVWIASAIEEQAIAAGYSVVDSVTVITTHLGELIRRHAHELLGRAESKRLMDTLNDSHPKLLEELVPKLLTLGEVERVLEQLLRERVSIRDLGAILEALLEVAAVNKGLVALVEAARQALGRRLIAPLLDQDGQLPVLLLDPAIEEDILASFAPEGSQRFLPTNSVPTIPLVRRLADSLKHLIGASNSSALPVLLCPSPARYHVKRWLDPVMPRLAVVAAAEIPAEIRLKPAGTIR, from the coding sequence ATGAGTACCGCTATCCTGAACCCCGCGCCACTCGCGCCTGCCGGTATCCTCCACCGGCTGCGTGACTACGTTCTGCCCATCGGCGCCATCAGTGTCATCTTCGTCATGCTGATTCCGCTTCCGGCCATGGCGCTTGACCTTCTTCTTACCCTCTCGATGGCCGCTTCGATTATCGTGTTTCTTTCGTCCATTCAAATCCGCCGCGCCGTCGAGCTTTCCGTCTTTCCCACGCTGCTCCTGTTGCTGACGTTGTTCCGACTTGCGCTGAATATTGCTTCCAGCCGTCGAATCCTGCTGCACGGGTCCGAAGGAACGGGTGCCGCCCGAAAGGTGATTGAAGCCTTCGGCCAGTTTGTGGTGGGCGGCAATTACATCGTGGGATTCGTCCTGTTTCTCGCTCTTGTTGCGATTCAGTTTCTGGTCGTCTCCCACGGAGCTGTTCGCACGGCCGAGGTGACTGCGCGCTTCACGCTCGATGCGCTGCCGGGCAAGCAGATGGCCATCGATGCAGATATGAATGCCGGCCTGATTGATGAGGCCGAAGCGCGGCGGCGCCGCCAAAGCATAGCGCGGGAGGCTGAATTCTATGGCGCGATGGATGGCGCAGCGCGCTTCAACCAGCGCGATTCGATGGCGACCATTCTTATCACCGCCATCAATATCATCGCGGGTCTGCTGATTGGCACATTGCAGCAGGGAGTCGAACTCGGCGAAGCTGCCCGAACTTATACCGTCCTGACCGTAGGAGACGGACTGGTAACGCTGGTGCCTTCGCTGCTGGTTTCAGTAGCTGGCGGCATCACGTTGACGCGGGCTAATTCAGCCGGAATGCTAGGGACCGAGATTCGCCAGCAGCTTTTCGCGCGACCTGCGACTCTTTATATTGCGAGCGCGGTTTGCGCTGCCATGTGCCTGATCCCGGGGCTGCCGGGATTTACATTTCTGCTGGTCGCTGCTGTCCTCTTTTTGCTCGGACGCAGGATTGCAGCATCTCCGGAACCGGCCTTGATCTCTGAGATTAGCTCCAATGAGAAGAAGAAACAGGACCAGGCTCCATCGGCTGATCTGGCCGGTCTGCTTCGCCTTGAAGAGCTTTCGCTCGAGATTGGCTTCCAGCTTATCCCGCTTGTGGATGAGAAGCAGGGCGGCATGCTTTTGAATCGCGTTCGTGCACTTCGCCGTCATCTCTCCGCCGAGATGGGTTTTCTTGTTCCCCCGGTGCACATCTCCGACAATCTCCGTCTCCGCCCGCGTGAGTATCTTGTGTCCCTGCGCGGCATCGAGATCGCCCGTTGGCAGCTGGAAGGTACGCAGATGCTGGCGGTGTCCGGCGATCCGCAGCGCCGGCCGCTCCCCGGCAAGGAAACTCGTGAACCGGCGTTTGGCGTCCCGGCCGTCTGGATAGCTTCTGCCATTGAGGAACAGGCTATCGCCGCAGGATATTCGGTCGTCGATAGCGTCACCGTGATTACGACTCATCTCGGTGAGTTGATTCGCAGGCATGCACACGAACTTCTGGGGCGCGCCGAATCCAAGCGACTAATGGACACTTTGAATGACAGCCACCCAAAGCTGCTGGAGGAACTGGTCCCGAAGCTGCTGACGCTCGGAGAGGTGGAGCGCGTCCTTGAGCAGCTCTTGCGCGAACGCGTATCGATTCGTGATCTTGGAGCAATTCTCGAGGCCTTGCTCGAAGTGGCTGCCGTGAACAAGGGCCTCGTCGCTTTGGTCGAGGCCGCGCGCCAGGCACTTGGCCGCAGGCTGATTGCTCCGCTGCTCGATCAGGATGGGCAATTGCCGGTCCTGTTGCTGGATCCAGCAATCGAAGAGGATATCCTCGCGTCTTTTGCGCCAGAAGGCAGTCAGCGATTTCTGCCCACAAACTCGGTGCCTACCATTCCGCTGGTGCGCCGGCTTGCCGATTCTTTGAAGCATCTAATCGGTGCCTCCAACTCCTCGGCCCTTCCCGTGCTCCTTTGTCCAAGTCCGGCTCGTTACCACGTCAAGCGGTGGCTGGATCCGGTCATGCCAAGACTTGCAGTGGTGGCGGCTGCAGAGATACCTGCGGAAATTCGCCTGAAACCGGCGGGGACTATCCGGTAA
- a CDS encoding EscU/YscU/HrcU family type III secretion system export apparatus switch protein, protein MPGDRNEQASPHRREKARKDGDILHSRELSSAVATLAGVLSLGFLGQNVLDTFRSSFSAALNLCVADAWEPSTLQPTLFAIRRLVMSALLPVGVIMGSIAVAAALAGVLQTGGLQINMGAVGFRLDRVNPASNIQNLFSLRAAARLGKSLLPASLLAVFAVQRIARELTIPPFSTSRLDSLSADIYGLLVASAWLLLAWAVVDYMVEWRSRESRLMMSREEMKQEFKETEGSPQTRGRIRSLQRQMRRRKVKTDVSKAAVILTNPTHYAVALGFDFIAMDAPRVLAKGRNLLADEIKVEARWAGVPIVENPPLARSLYRTVEVGHTIPTELYAAVAAILAYLYRQRVETEMRERRARQAAAQSAARTPVPQQRNAGAPPGASTSRKTFVDSDLPFDRGPR, encoded by the coding sequence ATGCCTGGAGATCGCAACGAGCAGGCTTCTCCCCATCGGCGTGAGAAAGCGCGCAAAGATGGCGATATCCTGCATAGCCGGGAACTTTCCTCGGCTGTGGCGACGCTCGCCGGAGTTCTTTCGCTGGGGTTTTTAGGCCAAAACGTTCTGGACACCTTCCGCTCCTCTTTCTCCGCTGCACTCAATCTGTGCGTTGCAGATGCATGGGAACCCTCCACGCTTCAGCCGACCCTTTTCGCGATCCGTCGTCTCGTGATGAGCGCGTTGCTTCCGGTCGGCGTGATTATGGGATCCATCGCTGTTGCGGCTGCCTTGGCCGGGGTCCTTCAAACTGGCGGTCTGCAAATCAACATGGGCGCTGTCGGTTTCCGGCTCGACCGCGTTAACCCGGCTTCAAACATACAAAACCTTTTCTCTCTGCGAGCCGCGGCCCGTCTTGGAAAATCTCTTCTCCCAGCCAGTCTGCTGGCTGTGTTTGCTGTTCAACGAATCGCACGCGAACTAACCATCCCTCCCTTTTCGACGTCACGGCTCGATTCGCTTTCGGCCGATATTTACGGCCTTCTCGTTGCATCCGCATGGCTGCTGCTTGCATGGGCGGTAGTGGACTACATGGTCGAATGGCGGAGCCGCGAATCGCGACTCATGATGAGCCGCGAGGAGATGAAGCAGGAGTTCAAGGAGACTGAAGGCAGTCCTCAAACCCGTGGTCGCATTCGCAGTCTGCAGCGCCAGATGCGCCGCCGGAAGGTCAAGACGGATGTCTCGAAAGCCGCAGTGATCCTGACCAATCCCACGCACTACGCCGTTGCATTGGGTTTTGACTTCATCGCGATGGATGCACCCAGAGTTCTGGCCAAGGGCCGCAATCTTCTTGCCGATGAGATCAAAGTTGAAGCGCGCTGGGCAGGCGTGCCGATTGTTGAAAACCCGCCTTTGGCCCGCTCCCTCTATCGCACCGTGGAAGTAGGACACACCATTCCGACAGAACTGTATGCCGCAGTCGCTGCGATTCTCGCCTACCTCTATCGTCAGCGCGTTGAGACCGAAATGCGGGAGCGCCGCGCACGGCAGGCTGCAGCGCAATCCGCTGCTCGAACTCCAGTTCCGCAGCAGCGTAATGCCGGAGCACCCCCCGGAGCGTCAACCTCCAGGAAAACATTCGTTGATTCTGATCTTCCATTCGATCGAGGCCCACGATGA